A genomic region of Nostoc sp. UHCC 0702 contains the following coding sequences:
- a CDS encoding tetratricopeptide repeat protein, with amino-acid sequence MSNSNHYSHSDRLGKYTKFGLMILGVLFVGSILSQCGNDRNTFNRAEAAYKQANCQTAINLFNNIVDSPTLDETEIARAKAQKAECEVFQTGVDAQNQSNLTTAMESYTKFIESYNNSPLLPVVRQKTFSLLQQSQPDKIVQPSVCDRFNLILQNQLLPEPKKNLPYYYQACGQAYAKNAQYNQAIAVYENFLQNYPKHSLVPKIKTALATVTLAAAKTDSAGEISPPSPTGRTATGSTVVFIRNDSPEPMQIVFSGSQPRFEELQPCKDCQKYVDTAPKRCPAKGPLGRYVLKPGTYDVVVKSAGGRVRPFTGQWTLKDATEYAHCFYIITGLTPPVSQNPN; translated from the coding sequence ATGTCTAATTCTAATCATTACTCACATAGCGATCGCCTTGGAAAATATACCAAATTTGGATTAATGATATTAGGTGTGCTATTTGTAGGCAGTATCTTGTCTCAATGTGGAAACGATAGAAATACTTTCAATCGAGCAGAAGCTGCTTACAAACAAGCAAATTGTCAAACAGCAATCAACTTATTTAACAACATTGTTGACAGCCCAACATTAGATGAAACTGAAATTGCCCGTGCTAAAGCCCAAAAAGCCGAATGTGAAGTCTTTCAAACAGGAGTTGACGCACAAAACCAGAGCAATTTAACCACAGCAATGGAATCATATACCAAATTCATTGAAAGTTATAATAATAGTCCACTGCTGCCTGTGGTTCGTCAAAAAACTTTTAGTTTGTTGCAGCAGTCACAGCCTGACAAAATTGTCCAGCCTTCAGTTTGTGACCGATTTAATTTAATTCTGCAAAATCAACTGCTACCCGAACCCAAGAAAAACTTACCATATTACTATCAAGCCTGTGGTCAAGCTTACGCTAAAAACGCCCAATATAATCAAGCGATCGCTGTATACGAAAACTTTCTGCAAAACTATCCAAAACACAGTTTAGTACCGAAAATCAAAACTGCCCTAGCAACAGTCACCTTAGCAGCAGCTAAAACCGACAGTGCTGGGGAAATATCCCCACCAAGCCCCACAGGCAGAACCGCCACAGGTTCTACTGTTGTGTTCATCCGCAACGACTCACCAGAACCGATGCAAATTGTATTTAGCGGTTCCCAGCCCCGGTTTGAAGAATTACAACCTTGCAAAGACTGTCAAAAATATGTTGACACAGCACCAAAGCGATGTCCAGCTAAAGGCCCTTTAGGACGATATGTTCTCAAACCCGGAACCTATGACGTTGTTGTGAAGTCTGCCGGTGGTAGGGTGCGACCATTTACAGGTCAATGGACATTAAAAGACGCTACAGAGTATGCTCATTGCTTCTACATTATCACAGGGCTGACTCCTCCAGTGAGTCAAAATCCTAATTAA
- a CDS encoding CHAT domain-containing protein, translated as MIFLMISTTISIFSQFTNKNWISFIDLPDNKVLAQTSNNNVTTNQNQTYNQILKTLAEQNRTSAALEFSERIRARAFVNLLSNQIGQTSANPPNIDQIKQIAKQQKATLVQYTIVTDEINQNNQQINRDSELYIWVIRPTGEVDFQRVDLKPLWQKFNLSLSDFILRSREKMGVSSNDHKGIFPIKPDASGQQASPKEQLQQLHEILIAPIAKILPKNSQEHVIFIPQGELFLVPFAALQDRNGKYLIEKHTINIAPSIQVLDLLYQQKQRIQGIAKDVLIVGNPTMPSIACKPGETPRKLSPLPGAEQEAKAIAEILHTQALTGNAATETAVVQRMREARIIHLATQGVCNHIQGTQTLGALVLAPEQGGDSLLTYEEILNLNLKAELVVLSANDTALGKITGDGVIGLSRSFFVAGVPSIVGSLWDVSDKSTVLLMTEFYQKLSENPDKASALRHAMLATRKKYPNLRDWAAFTLIGVS; from the coding sequence ATGATATTCTTGATGATTTCGACTACCATCTCTATATTTTCTCAGTTTACTAATAAAAATTGGATATCATTCATTGACTTGCCAGATAATAAAGTTTTAGCACAAACTTCAAATAACAATGTCACCACCAATCAAAATCAGACTTATAATCAAATACTAAAAACTCTAGCTGAACAAAATCGAACCTCAGCAGCACTGGAATTTTCCGAACGTATCCGCGCTCGTGCTTTTGTGAATTTATTGTCCAACCAAATTGGTCAAACTTCAGCCAACCCACCTAATATTGACCAAATCAAACAAATCGCTAAACAACAAAAAGCTACATTAGTACAGTATACCATTGTCACCGACGAAATTAACCAAAATAATCAACAAATAAACCGTGATTCAGAACTATATATTTGGGTAATTAGACCAACGGGTGAAGTTGATTTTCAGCGCGTTGACTTAAAACCCCTATGGCAGAAATTTAATTTATCTTTGAGTGATTTTATTCTCAGAAGTCGTGAAAAAATGGGTGTCAGCAGCAATGATCATAAAGGAATATTTCCCATCAAACCAGACGCATCAGGACAACAAGCTAGTCCAAAAGAACAACTACAGCAGCTACATGAAATTTTAATTGCACCCATCGCCAAGATTTTGCCAAAAAATTCACAAGAACATGTGATTTTCATTCCTCAAGGTGAATTATTCTTAGTTCCCTTTGCCGCCTTGCAGGATAGAAATGGCAAATATTTAATTGAAAAACACACTATTAATATTGCACCCTCTATCCAAGTCTTGGACTTACTATACCAACAAAAACAGCGGATTCAAGGTATCGCTAAAGATGTTTTAATTGTTGGTAATCCTACTATGCCCAGCATTGCATGTAAACCAGGAGAAACACCCCGAAAACTATCACCTTTACCAGGGGCTGAACAAGAAGCAAAAGCCATTGCAGAGATTTTGCATACCCAAGCATTGACAGGTAATGCTGCAACTGAGACAGCAGTCGTGCAGCGAATGCGGGAAGCGAGAATAATTCACTTGGCAACTCAAGGAGTCTGCAATCATATTCAGGGAACGCAGACATTAGGCGCACTGGTATTAGCTCCTGAGCAAGGGGGTGACAGTTTGCTGACTTATGAAGAAATTTTGAACTTAAATCTAAAAGCAGAGTTAGTTGTACTCAGCGCTAATGATACAGCATTAGGCAAAATCACAGGAGATGGGGTGATAGGCTTGTCGCGCTCTTTCTTTGTCGCAGGGGTTCCTAGCATAGTTGGCTCTTTGTGGGATGTATCTGATAAATCAACAGTGTTATTAATGACAGAGTTTTATCAAAAATTAAGTGAAAATCCAGATAAGGCTTCTGCTTTACGTCATGCGATGCTAGCAACTAGGAAAAAATACCCTAATCTTAGAGATTGGGCAGCTTTTACCTTGATTGGTGTTTCGTAG
- a CDS encoding helix-turn-helix domain-containing protein, which yields MHYEQLQNNKSIKNNNGKLLTSFQRQLLLKTLEQDLSETYRQRIQIMLLADEGKSQTQICHMVKCCPATARHWIHIARSGMAHQWQSSPIGRPKAVNEEYLEHLQELVSKDPRDYGYSFRRWTANWLGKHLAKELGVKVSDGHIKRLLKQMGLSTKAKPSNTSDNLPEQPNNSQIFIGDLKADNLPDESEKIPTRFLQLEIH from the coding sequence ATGCATTACGAACAATTGCAAAACAACAAATCAATAAAAAATAACAATGGTAAATTGTTGACATCATTTCAACGCCAACTATTGTTAAAAACTCTTGAGCAAGACTTAAGTGAAACATATCGCCAGCGGATTCAAATTATGTTGTTGGCAGATGAAGGAAAATCACAAACACAAATTTGTCACATGGTGAAATGCTGTCCGGCTACAGCCAGACATTGGATACACATTGCCCGTAGTGGCATGGCACATCAATGGCAATCATCACCAATTGGTCGTCCCAAAGCCGTCAATGAAGAATATTTAGAACATTTGCAAGAACTTGTTAGTAAAGACCCCCGCGATTATGGTTATAGTTTTCGGCGGTGGACAGCAAACTGGTTAGGCAAGCATTTAGCAAAAGAATTGGGAGTGAAAGTAAGCGACGGTCACATCAAACGCTTACTCAAACAAATGGGATTATCGACAAAAGCCAAACCCAGTAATACCTCAGATAACTTACCTGAACAACCCAATAATTCGCAAATTTTTATTGGTGATCTCAAAGCTGATAATTTGCCAGATGAAAGTGAAAAAATACCAACTCGCTTCTTGCAATTAGAAATTCATTAA
- a CDS encoding AAA-like domain-containing protein, translated as MKQAKTTRKRGVLLTSVGLKRLQRAIRAVEIKQNKGHRFSLDELSDRMNISTKTLNRLWYSSVSVDRRTLKLCFNAFGLELSEEDYSIETVEDNQTAQALYSSLDSHDKPIYPLTSIVKSSLSRQQPRNLEFYCSYPDGPVPLDSPLYIKRPPIEELVYQEITQPGSVIRIHAPREMGKSSLVLRLLAFAHQQEYYTIKLDCHQIDAFCLSNLDQFFRSFCWRLATELGIDPQLDAYWDEEIGSKFSCSFYLKNYLLKQIQRPIVVVLERVDRFFEYPQIAQEFFPLLRSWHEEGHQDSNWQKLRLVIVYSTEVHLTFDINRSPFNIGLPLRLSDFTLQQVEELARQHELKWKSRKEASKLMSLVGGHPALIRIALYYLTCQGMTLEELLQEASANGGIYRQHLWRYWTQLQENPSLLEAYTQVVTTKQSIYLDPIQVYQLDSLGLIAYEGDRIKPRCQLYRVYFAKQLSMDSH; from the coding sequence ATGAAACAAGCAAAAACCACGCGTAAACGGGGAGTTTTGTTAACTTCTGTGGGTCTGAAGCGCTTACAGAGGGCAATTCGGGCTGTAGAGATCAAGCAGAACAAGGGCCATCGCTTCAGCTTAGACGAGTTAAGCGATCGCATGAACATATCCACAAAAACCTTGAATCGGTTATGGTATTCGAGTGTAAGTGTGGATCGGCGAACGCTCAAACTATGCTTTAACGCTTTTGGTCTGGAATTATCTGAAGAAGACTATAGCATTGAGACTGTAGAAGACAATCAAACCGCTCAAGCCTTGTATTCAAGTTTGGACTCCCACGACAAACCGATATATCCGTTGACATCAATAGTTAAAAGCTCTTTGAGTAGACAACAGCCCAGAAATTTGGAGTTTTATTGCTCATACCCAGATGGCCCTGTTCCCCTAGATTCTCCCCTTTATATCAAACGTCCACCCATTGAGGAGCTTGTCTATCAGGAAATAACTCAACCAGGTTCTGTGATTCGCATTCATGCTCCCAGAGAAATGGGTAAAAGCTCTCTGGTGCTGCGGCTGTTAGCTTTTGCCCACCAACAGGAATATTACACGATCAAATTAGATTGCCACCAAATCGATGCCTTCTGTCTGAGTAATTTAGACCAATTTTTCCGTAGTTTTTGCTGGCGACTAGCTACAGAATTAGGCATTGATCCCCAACTAGATGCCTACTGGGATGAAGAAATTGGCAGTAAGTTCAGCTGTAGTTTCTACTTGAAAAATTACTTACTCAAACAAATCCAACGTCCAATAGTCGTTGTGTTAGAGCGAGTTGACCGCTTTTTTGAATATCCCCAAATTGCTCAAGAGTTTTTTCCTTTGTTGCGATCGTGGCATGAGGAAGGACATCAAGATAGTAACTGGCAGAAACTCAGGCTAGTGATTGTTTACTCTACAGAAGTTCATTTGACTTTCGATATCAACCGCTCTCCGTTCAACATTGGATTACCATTGCGTCTGAGCGATTTTACTCTCCAACAGGTAGAAGAATTAGCTCGTCAGCACGAACTGAAATGGAAGTCTCGTAAAGAGGCGAGCAAATTGATGTCTCTCGTGGGTGGACATCCAGCACTGATTCGGATTGCTCTGTATTATCTCACTTGTCAAGGTATGACCTTAGAAGAACTCTTACAAGAAGCGAGCGCTAACGGTGGGATCTATCGACAGCATCTATGGCGATACTGGACACAGCTGCAAGAAAACCCCAGCTTGTTGGAAGCATACACTCAGGTTGTAACAACAAAACAAAGTATCTATCTTGATCCCATTCAGGTTTATCAGCTCGATAGCCTGGGATTGATAGCCTATGAAGGCGATCGCATCAAACCACGGTGCCAACTTTACCGTGTTTATTTTGCAAAACAATTATCGATGGATAGCCATTAA
- a CDS encoding AAA-like domain-containing protein, with translation MRYQVGGSLGGDDPNYVVRQADEQLYAELKGGNFCYVLNSRQMGKSSLLQRTRHRLEKEGYACVYIDVTRLGSESTTPVQWYKGIIVSLFYEFNLEERVNFKQWWEQQAELAPVQRLHQFVEQVLLKELESDRIFIFIDEIDSLLSLNFPVNDFFAWIRHCYNQQAYNSDFSRLGFALFGVVSPSDLITDKLRTPFNIGQAIELYGFQLHEATPLLKGLEQIISQPRAILQEIMRWTGGQPFLTQKLCQLVVRVALESSTEMITIPPGAEGFWIEQLVKSRIILHWESQDEPEHLRTIRDRLLFHEHRAGHLLGLYQQILQAQSNQTSGVPTDDSREQTELLLSGLVEKYNGYLKIKNPIYESVFNAEWVIRQLDNLRPYSQTFNAWVASGYEDESRLLRGKALKDTQNWAQGKSLSNLDYQFLAASQQCEQREVQTALEAARVKEVEALLAQEKQTAKFQRYLLVAVCIGLLVSMALGIGTFILYHQANKSETQAKSSEIKALEKLPLAATALY, from the coding sequence ATGAGATATCAAGTTGGCGGCAGTCTTGGAGGTGATGATCCTAATTACGTCGTCCGTCAAGCAGACGAACAACTTTATGCTGAGCTAAAAGGCGGGAATTTTTGTTACGTCTTAAACAGCCGCCAGATGGGCAAGTCATCCCTACTACAACGAACCAGGCATCGCCTAGAAAAAGAAGGCTATGCCTGTGTTTACATAGATGTGACGCGATTGGGCAGTGAGTCAACTACACCTGTGCAATGGTACAAAGGTATTATTGTCAGTTTGTTTTATGAGTTCAACTTAGAGGAGCGAGTCAACTTTAAACAATGGTGGGAGCAACAAGCAGAACTTGCCCCTGTGCAACGATTGCATCAATTCGTGGAACAGGTATTACTAAAAGAACTAGAGAGCGATCGCATATTCATCTTTATTGATGAGATAGATAGCTTACTAAGTTTAAACTTTCCCGTCAACGACTTTTTTGCTTGGATTCGTCATTGCTATAACCAGCAGGCATATAACTCAGATTTCAGCCGTCTGGGTTTTGCACTATTTGGCGTAGTCAGTCCATCTGATTTAATAACTGATAAACTCAGAACACCGTTTAATATCGGACAAGCCATTGAATTATATGGCTTTCAACTCCATGAAGCCACGCCCCTGCTCAAAGGCTTAGAGCAAATCATCAGCCAACCCAGAGCAATCTTGCAAGAAATTATGCGCTGGACAGGAGGACAACCGTTTCTCACACAGAAACTCTGCCAATTAGTTGTGCGGGTTGCCCTAGAAAGTTCTACGGAAATGATTACCATACCCCCTGGTGCTGAGGGGTTTTGGATAGAGCAATTGGTGAAGTCCCGCATTATCCTACATTGGGAATCTCAAGATGAACCCGAACACCTCCGCACCATCAGAGATCGCCTACTTTTCCACGAACACCGAGCCGGACACCTGCTAGGACTTTATCAACAAATACTGCAAGCACAGTCAAATCAGACATCTGGTGTACCCACTGATGATAGTCGAGAACAGACAGAACTATTGTTATCTGGTTTAGTCGAGAAATACAACGGCTATCTCAAAATTAAAAATCCCATCTATGAAAGTGTTTTCAATGCTGAATGGGTAATCAGGCAGTTAGATAATCTCCGCCCTTACTCGCAAACATTCAATGCATGGGTAGCATCAGGCTATGAAGACGAATCGCGTCTGTTGCGAGGAAAAGCCCTTAAAGATACTCAAAACTGGGCCCAGGGCAAAAGTCTCAGCAATTTGGATTATCAATTTTTAGCCGCTAGTCAACAATGCGAACAGCGCGAAGTGCAAACGGCATTAGAGGCAGCACGGGTTAAAGAAGTAGAAGCACTACTAGCACAAGAAAAACAAACTGCTAAATTCCAAAGATATCTTTTAGTTGCAGTATGTATCGGGTTGCTGGTTTCTATGGCATTGGGCATAGGAACTTTCATTCTCTATCACCAAGCCAACAAAAGCGAAACTCAAGCCAAAAGCAGCGAAATTAAAGCATTAGAAAAATTGCCATTAGCCGCGACGGCACTTTACTAG
- a CDS encoding Uma2 family endonuclease → MATQLGEAKSLTEPVISWEALPDDFQLEDEPVENIGQPILAGALRESLEISGFIQSQMLIASNFGLCATVNGQFIVKAPDWLYVPSVNQVVENRKSYTPNLEGDIPAIVIEFLSDTEGGEYSVKRTYPPGKWFFYEQILQIPIYAIFDPDGGLLEFYQLENKRYELKQPNENGRHWVEAMNLFLGTWQGTKESRTGYWLRWWDEAGNFLPWAVEQIEQERQRAEQERQQKERLIAYLQSQGIDPNNLPSLE, encoded by the coding sequence ATGGCAACCCAACTCGGTGAAGCAAAATCACTAACTGAACCAGTAATCTCTTGGGAAGCGTTGCCCGACGATTTTCAATTAGAGGATGAACCAGTGGAGAATATCGGACAGCCAATTTTGGCTGGTGCTTTGCGTGAAAGTTTAGAAATCAGTGGTTTCATCCAATCCCAGATGTTAATAGCTTCCAATTTTGGTCTTTGTGCAACTGTTAACGGGCAATTTATAGTTAAAGCACCTGACTGGCTTTACGTACCGTCGGTTAATCAAGTTGTGGAAAATCGTAAAAGTTATACACCAAATTTAGAAGGTGATATTCCGGCAATTGTGATAGAGTTTCTCTCCGACACCGAGGGCGGAGAATATTCAGTCAAGCGCACTTATCCACCAGGAAAATGGTTTTTCTACGAGCAAATTTTGCAGATACCCATTTATGCAATTTTTGACCCAGATGGCGGTTTATTAGAATTTTATCAATTAGAAAATAAACGCTATGAATTAAAACAACCCAATGAAAATGGTCGTCATTGGGTTGAGGCAATGAACTTATTTCTAGGAACTTGGCAAGGTACTAAAGAATCCCGAACTGGTTATTGGTTGCGGTGGTGGGATGAAGCTGGTAATTTCTTACCTTGGGCTGTGGAACAGATTGAACAAGAACGCCAACGTGCTGAACAAGAACGCCAGCAAAAAGAACGACTGATTGCTTATTTGCAATCTCAAGGTATTGACCCGAATAATTTACCTTCTTTGGAGTAG
- a CDS encoding S8 family serine peptidase, with translation MKRITSGILLTACIWSGLGMFCIPPQVTAVAQSQEGSDLFYIYKGQRIPLNQRQDAIAVSFKKIGTRGIAAQPFYLQLQESLKGGVRGGNSPTVSPLGENYAVVSLPSQVPDIAATIQQRIQQQPYVENTLPVLTRQETKEVIVLPNEIIVSFEPKVSQSQRQAILQQNNLAIVRPLRFNRDRYLVKSTAAAGTQILNVANQLYNVKGVTSAAPNFIQSVSKKDWGLGAGDTSTSSVHRWGLGTGDWGKSFLNTQSPIPNTQSPLPNTQSPLLGFAWHLDSEPLKQCLSQPISSWESLQNCLQQPTAGTKSTVSRTDIRVTDAWKHSNGGRGVVVAVLDSLIQWDHPDLAGSLYTVKAADKCPTEIHGWDFSSGGNSLEPCEIGDGDTRISRDELAILKARFQDTFKLSDAELVQQYPEEALEVKQNKPDYSVKQIADVLRYVFRTYKVGGEFHGTWVSGVIAAKSQNGQGLVGVAPNAQILPVRLFGLNGSYSPSAYIEAIGYASDRGADIINLSLGSTLPSQGEEEAIADVLKANPKLVIVASAGNENSNQVAYPAAYPGVVAVGATNIVGNRAPYSNYGKGLDLVAPGGDFDTPGFIGGIPTTGGTWLDAFWQGIPNPNSRWSSVLDQRGKYWWVQGTSFSAPAVAGVVALMKGENKQIRRERLVSILKSTASYEWLNISDEDARVYRSQRRKGAVSSSVKGQQYFFGKGLVNADAAVQAVKQRR, from the coding sequence ATGAAACGCATCACATCTGGTATTTTGCTAACTGCTTGTATTTGGTCTGGGTTGGGTATGTTCTGCATTCCACCGCAAGTGACAGCGGTTGCTCAAAGTCAAGAAGGCAGTGATTTATTTTACATTTATAAAGGACAACGTATTCCTCTAAATCAAAGGCAGGATGCGATCGCTGTCTCTTTTAAGAAGATTGGTACTCGTGGTATTGCGGCTCAACCTTTTTATCTGCAACTCCAAGAATCACTCAAAGGTGGTGTTCGAGGCGGTAATTCACCTACAGTTAGTCCTTTGGGTGAAAACTATGCTGTTGTCAGTCTGCCATCTCAAGTTCCCGATATTGCCGCAACTATTCAGCAGCGCATTCAACAACAACCTTATGTGGAAAATACCCTACCAGTACTAACTCGCCAGGAAACCAAAGAAGTTATTGTTTTGCCCAATGAAATTATTGTGAGCTTTGAACCCAAAGTTTCACAAAGTCAAAGACAAGCTATTTTACAGCAGAATAATTTGGCAATTGTACGTCCGTTGCGCTTCAATCGCGATCGCTATCTAGTAAAGTCCACAGCAGCGGCTGGAACACAAATTCTCAATGTCGCTAACCAACTATACAACGTTAAAGGAGTCACTTCTGCTGCTCCCAACTTTATCCAATCAGTTAGTAAAAAGGACTGGGGACTAGGGGCTGGGGACACTTCGACAAGCTCAGTGCATCGCTGGGGACTAGGGACTGGGGACTGGGGCAAGAGTTTTCTTAATACCCAATCCCCAATACCCAATACCCAATCCCCATTACCTAATACCCAATCCCCATTACTAGGATTCGCGTGGCATTTGGACAGTGAACCTTTAAAACAATGTTTGTCACAGCCGATATCTAGTTGGGAATCACTGCAAAACTGCCTGCAACAACCGACTGCGGGTACAAAGTCTACTGTATCCCGTACAGATATTCGCGTCACTGATGCCTGGAAACATAGTAACGGCGGACGTGGTGTAGTTGTAGCAGTTTTAGACAGCTTGATTCAATGGGATCATCCTGATTTGGCTGGTAGTTTGTACACCGTTAAAGCTGCTGACAAATGCCCAACTGAAATTCACGGCTGGGATTTTTCTAGTGGTGGTAATAGTCTCGAACCCTGTGAAATCGGTGATGGCGATACGCGCATTAGTCGTGACGAACTCGCCATCCTCAAAGCCAGATTTCAAGATACTTTCAAACTATCTGATGCCGAACTAGTGCAGCAATACCCCGAAGAGGCGTTGGAAGTTAAGCAAAACAAGCCAGATTATTCTGTAAAGCAAATTGCTGATGTTTTACGTTACGTTTTTCGGACTTACAAAGTCGGGGGAGAATTTCATGGTACTTGGGTGAGTGGTGTAATTGCAGCTAAATCCCAAAATGGGCAAGGATTAGTGGGTGTAGCTCCCAATGCTCAAATTTTACCTGTGCGGCTGTTTGGATTAAATGGTAGTTATAGCCCTTCTGCTTATATTGAGGCTATTGGCTATGCTAGCGATCGCGGTGCTGATATCATTAATCTCAGCTTGGGTAGTACTCTCCCTAGTCAAGGAGAAGAAGAAGCGATCGCTGATGTCCTCAAAGCCAACCCGAAACTGGTAATTGTCGCTTCTGCTGGTAACGAAAACTCCAACCAAGTAGCCTATCCCGCTGCTTATCCGGGAGTGGTTGCTGTTGGTGCAACTAATATTGTAGGGAATCGCGCTCCTTATAGTAACTACGGCAAAGGATTAGATTTAGTTGCGCCAGGAGGAGATTTTGACACACCAGGATTTATAGGTGGAATTCCCACCACAGGCGGTACTTGGCTAGATGCTTTTTGGCAAGGAATACCTAACCCTAACTCTCGTTGGTCTTCAGTGCTAGATCAACGCGGCAAATATTGGTGGGTGCAGGGTACATCTTTCTCTGCGCCAGCCGTAGCCGGGGTAGTGGCATTAATGAAAGGCGAAAATAAACAAATTCGCAGAGAACGTTTAGTTAGTATCCTCAAATCTACAGCTAGTTATGAATGGCTAAATATCTCTGACGAAGATGCCAGGGTATATCGTTCACAGCGGCGCAAAGGTGCAGTATCTTCTTCAGTCAAAGGACAGCAGTACTTCTTTGGTAAAGGACTTGTGAACGCAGATGCAGCAGTGCAAGCGGTGAAGCAAAGACGATGA